A genomic region of Oleidesulfovibrio alaskensis DSM 16109 contains the following coding sequences:
- a CDS encoding response regulator → MMKRTNRILIVDDNHVNILILKQILEQEHQVFAAVNGYEALELASGPMKPDIILLDVLMPEMDGYEVCRRLKENDETRDIPVLFVTTQGEEEDEAAGLALGAVDYIVKPVRPSIVLARVRNHLQLKTHQDQLEDLVRDRTRELQLTQDVTIFSLACLAEMRDNELGGHFKRTQNYVRLLASAAKAKGAYKEYWRQISVSMLHKSAPLHDVGKVGVPDNILLKPGKLTEEEFAIMKLHTVYGRDSLERAESLLQYKSFLSVAKEIAYSHHERWDGRGYPEGLAGDAIPVSGRIMAVADVYDALISKRVYKDPLPHSTAVQIVLEGSGNHFDPVLCELFERHQEEIRAIAIADADLEEEREALRR, encoded by the coding sequence ATGATGAAAAGAACCAACCGGATTCTCATAGTTGATGACAACCATGTGAATATTCTTATCCTTAAGCAGATTCTGGAACAGGAGCATCAGGTGTTTGCTGCTGTAAACGGATACGAGGCTCTTGAACTGGCCTCGGGGCCGATGAAGCCCGACATTATTCTGCTGGATGTGCTGATGCCTGAAATGGACGGGTACGAAGTGTGCCGCAGATTAAAGGAAAATGACGAGACGCGCGATATTCCTGTTCTTTTTGTAACTACACAGGGAGAAGAAGAGGATGAGGCTGCCGGTCTTGCTCTGGGGGCTGTGGATTACATAGTCAAGCCGGTACGCCCTTCCATAGTGCTTGCGCGGGTACGGAATCATCTGCAACTGAAGACGCATCAGGATCAGCTGGAAGATCTGGTGCGGGACAGAACCCGTGAGCTGCAGCTGACTCAGGATGTGACTATTTTTTCATTGGCCTGCCTTGCCGAAATGCGTGACAACGAACTTGGTGGGCATTTTAAGCGGACGCAGAACTATGTCCGCCTGCTTGCTTCCGCCGCCAAGGCCAAAGGTGCCTATAAGGAATATTGGCGTCAGATTTCTGTAAGTATGCTGCACAAGTCTGCCCCCCTGCATGACGTGGGCAAGGTTGGCGTACCCGACAATATTCTGCTGAAGCCGGGCAAGCTTACAGAAGAAGAATTTGCCATCATGAAGCTGCATACGGTGTATGGCAGGGACTCTCTGGAGCGAGCGGAGTCGTTGCTGCAGTACAAGTCTTTTCTGAGCGTTGCCAAAGAAATAGCTTATTCGCATCACGAGCGGTGGGACGGCCGTGGCTACCCTGAAGGACTTGCCGGCGATGCTATTCCCGTTTCGGGCAGGATTATGGCTGTTGCCGATGTGTATGACGCACTTATCAGCAAAAGAGTGTATAAAGATCCCCTTCCCCATTCCACTGCCGTGCAGATAGTGCTGGAGGGCAGCGGCAATCATTTTGATCCTGTGTTGTGTGAACTGTTTGAACGACATCAGGAAGAAATCCGCGCCATAGCCATCGCAGACGCAGATCTGGAAGAAGAGCGTGAGGCATTGAGGAGATGA